The following proteins come from a genomic window of Pirellula staleyi DSM 6068:
- a CDS encoding type ISP restriction/modification enzyme yields the protein MRTTAAIRRLASELLPLRDGVAQALSQASLQGEIAVDEALASLASVTPAADLATDLRASDALTEKLATIVVLARLQWPAVVPHYVDRALAWLAETSPPWLAHVASQLRRGLARDDANWQLLARSAAMIAEHERPHLWELLLAAWSPAHRKFRGVFFTPERLATAMVERVDQLLRDELELPGGLADTTCWNTYSQGNPHGFTGPVVRILDPAAGSGAFLLAAIARIHKSVIAEAEACGRAPLEAWNDYIDRHLLPRLAAVELFPEASAVMALRIVDLLARTGYRFTSPVGLPIVTASALEGPADDGRWLHAEPLTVILGNPPFASLSQNRGEWITQRVRDYLKFDGERLGERKTWLHDDYVKFLRLAEWCIERAGLGVVALVTSHSWLENTTFRLARRRLHHTFPRIEIADFHGNRKSGELAPQLPEKISKTLEKQPISLREQMASNENIFGLDAGIGAFFLRSRAGLAPAVRRFDYWGTVDEKLAAFEQQVERGTPGELLHPAGSDYPFRSPKDLVSNAWYRQAPLLTEVMPLTSTAVVTARDGLVIAFTEEELLTRIGMLVDERASDDELRTLLFARPRSPRYPAGDTRSFKLAAVRAALRAEVEQGIDLARYVRRCAYRPFDSRYLFWHPLLIDWPRGELMRHVIDQTNWLLVSRRQMLPGRAANFFWITDAITLDGILRSDNRGSESLFPLWRFAAGVPSKKGNISSEIREKMTRLGIGGSEHGDEAACLALLYATLASSAYRQGFAESLWREFPRVIVPREADLALELTTLGRQLIDVHLLRHAAPEFTTAGEGLVTQPRYPKWSAGQVLVSAERSMACCSREVFEYRIGAHAPAQKWLADRRGRTLTRSDQVHYQQLLGALERTLEIIAQIDRAIAARGGIERAFAPE from the coding sequence GTGAGAACGACCGCCGCGATTCGCCGCCTCGCGAGTGAACTTCTACCGCTGCGCGATGGTGTGGCGCAGGCGCTGAGCCAGGCGTCGCTGCAGGGGGAAATCGCTGTAGACGAAGCGCTCGCGAGTCTCGCCAGCGTGACCCCCGCAGCTGATCTTGCCACCGATCTGCGCGCGAGCGATGCGCTCACCGAGAAGCTGGCCACCATCGTGGTGCTAGCGCGCTTGCAGTGGCCAGCTGTGGTGCCGCACTATGTTGATCGGGCCCTGGCGTGGCTCGCAGAGACGTCGCCGCCCTGGCTCGCGCACGTGGCGAGTCAGCTGCGCCGCGGTCTGGCGCGCGACGATGCAAACTGGCAGCTTCTGGCGCGCTCCGCGGCGATGATTGCAGAGCACGAGCGGCCCCATTTGTGGGAACTGCTGCTGGCCGCCTGGTCCCCAGCGCACCGCAAGTTTCGAGGCGTTTTCTTTACCCCCGAGCGGCTCGCTACGGCGATGGTCGAGCGCGTCGATCAACTGCTGCGCGATGAGCTGGAGCTCCCGGGTGGACTTGCCGACACAACCTGCTGGAACACGTATTCCCAGGGAAATCCGCACGGTTTTACGGGTCCGGTGGTCCGGATACTCGACCCAGCGGCAGGGAGCGGCGCGTTCTTGCTCGCCGCAATCGCGCGGATTCATAAGTCGGTGATCGCCGAGGCGGAAGCGTGTGGCAGAGCGCCGCTCGAGGCGTGGAACGACTACATCGATCGGCATTTGCTCCCGCGACTAGCGGCGGTGGAACTCTTCCCCGAAGCGTCGGCGGTGATGGCGCTGCGGATCGTCGATCTGCTGGCGCGGACCGGTTATCGTTTCACCTCGCCGGTGGGACTTCCGATCGTCACCGCCAGTGCGCTCGAGGGTCCTGCCGACGACGGACGATGGCTGCACGCCGAGCCGCTGACGGTGATTCTCGGGAATCCGCCGTTTGCTTCGCTCTCGCAAAATCGAGGCGAGTGGATCACGCAACGAGTGCGCGATTATCTGAAGTTCGATGGCGAGCGACTCGGCGAGCGGAAGACCTGGCTGCACGACGACTACGTTAAATTTTTGCGACTCGCCGAGTGGTGCATCGAGCGCGCGGGGCTCGGGGTCGTGGCGCTGGTGACCAGCCATAGCTGGCTCGAGAACACAACGTTTCGCCTCGCGCGGCGGCGACTTCATCACACGTTTCCGCGAATCGAGATTGCCGACTTTCATGGCAATCGCAAGAGTGGCGAGCTTGCGCCGCAGCTACCAGAAAAAATCTCTAAAACGCTAGAAAAACAGCCCATTTCGCTTCGTGAGCAGATGGCCTCGAACGAAAACATCTTTGGACTCGATGCGGGGATCGGCGCGTTCTTTTTGCGCTCGCGCGCGGGGCTTGCGCCTGCCGTGCGCCGCTTCGATTACTGGGGAACGGTGGACGAAAAGCTCGCGGCGTTCGAGCAGCAGGTGGAGCGCGGCACGCCAGGAGAACTACTCCACCCTGCCGGAAGCGACTATCCGTTTCGCTCGCCAAAGGACCTGGTATCCAATGCCTGGTATCGCCAGGCGCCACTTCTCACCGAAGTGATGCCGCTCACCAGCACTGCCGTGGTGACCGCCCGAGATGGGCTGGTGATTGCCTTCACCGAGGAAGAGTTGCTAACGCGAATCGGGATGCTGGTCGATGAGCGCGCGAGCGACGACGAGCTGCGAACGCTTCTCTTCGCGCGGCCACGTTCGCCGCGCTATCCAGCAGGAGATACGCGGAGCTTCAAGCTCGCCGCAGTTCGCGCAGCGCTGCGCGCCGAAGTAGAGCAGGGGATCGATCTCGCGCGCTATGTCCGCCGCTGTGCGTATCGACCTTTCGACTCGCGCTATCTGTTTTGGCATCCGCTGCTCATCGATTGGCCGCGCGGCGAACTGATGCGGCACGTGATCGATCAAACGAACTGGCTCCTCGTTTCGCGGCGGCAAATGCTGCCGGGTCGCGCGGCGAATTTCTTCTGGATCACCGACGCCATCACGCTCGATGGAATCCTGCGGAGCGACAACCGGGGGAGCGAATCGCTCTTTCCACTCTGGCGGTTTGCCGCAGGGGTCCCCTCGAAAAAAGGTAATATTTCGAGTGAAATACGCGAAAAAATGACGCGCCTGGGGATCGGCGGGAGCGAGCATGGTGACGAGGCAGCTTGCCTGGCGCTACTGTATGCCACGCTGGCTTCGAGCGCGTATCGACAAGGTTTTGCGGAGTCGTTGTGGCGCGAATTTCCGCGCGTGATCGTGCCGCGAGAAGCGGACCTGGCGCTCGAGCTGACGACGCTCGGCCGGCAGCTGATCGACGTGCATCTGCTGCGGCACGCTGCGCCGGAGTTCACTACTGCTGGTGAAGGGCTGGTTACTCAGCCGCGCTATCCGAAGTGGAGCGCGGGGCAGGTCTTGGTGAGCGCCGAGCGGTCGATGGCATGCTGCTCGCGCGAGGTGTTTGAGTATCGCATTGGCGCGCATGCCCCCGCGCAAAAGTGGCTCGCCGATCGTCGTGGGCGAACGCTCACGCGCAGCGATCAAGTGCATTATCAGCAGCTGCTCGGGGCGCTTGAGCGCACGCTCGAGATCATCGCGCAAATCGATCGCGCAATTGCCGCGCGCGGCGGTATCGAGCGCGCGTTTGCTCCTGAGTGA
- a CDS encoding aspartate 1-decarboxylase translates to MLKSKIHRCTVTQADLHYEGSVTIDRTLLEASDIAEFEEVHCWNVTRGTRFSTYAIEGKAGSGVICINGAAAHLVSPGDLMILATFTTLEEEKVATHRPKVVFVDEKNQIRELRPEIPGPDAC, encoded by the coding sequence ATGCTTAAATCCAAAATCCACCGTTGCACCGTCACGCAGGCTGACCTCCATTACGAGGGGAGCGTGACGATCGATCGGACGCTGCTCGAGGCGAGCGATATTGCCGAGTTCGAGGAAGTGCACTGCTGGAATGTCACCCGCGGGACCCGTTTTTCGACCTACGCCATCGAGGGAAAAGCTGGCAGCGGCGTGATTTGCATCAACGGAGCAGCCGCCCATCTGGTGAGTCCCGGCGATCTGATGATCCTGGCCACGTTCACCACGCTCGAGGAAGAAAAGGTCGCCACCCACCGCCCCAAAGTGGTGTTTGTCGACGAGAAGAACCAGATTCGCGAACTCCGCCCCGAAATTCCGGGTCCGGATGCGTGCTAG
- a CDS encoding FRG domain-containing protein, with protein sequence MIEHHITDIDDLIRQLNMLPNNFIFRGQSNAEWDLTSSLERAIGNNWSKDISKKCEDHSLIQFQSKFHLYDRINAQPNSKLAWLALMQHHGVPTRLVDFTESPYVALYFALESYLPHTKSDLAIFAIDYSAVMEKSLDLIRSIDSGFSETRATVHGKRDMVFQDIVDRFSYDILWITEPSQLNARLDRQAGSFVLSGNGGRKIDSIIRSDTYQGATIIKLIISHELYSDTFALLRKMNITSKSLYGDIDGLARSIRMEMQVYTAPI encoded by the coding sequence ATGATTGAACATCATATAACTGACATTGACGATTTAATTCGGCAACTCAATATGCTTCCGAACAACTTTATTTTTCGTGGGCAGTCAAATGCAGAATGGGACTTAACATCTTCTCTTGAACGTGCGATTGGAAATAACTGGTCAAAGGATATCTCGAAAAAATGCGAAGACCATTCACTGATTCAATTTCAGTCGAAGTTCCACCTCTACGACCGCATCAATGCGCAACCCAATTCTAAGTTGGCATGGCTGGCACTTATGCAGCACCATGGCGTGCCAACCAGACTGGTAGACTTTACGGAAAGCCCCTATGTCGCTCTCTACTTTGCGCTCGAGAGCTATTTGCCCCATACTAAGAGTGATCTTGCAATATTTGCGATTGATTACTCAGCAGTAATGGAGAAATCGCTTGACTTAATACGCTCAATAGACAGTGGCTTTAGTGAAACTCGGGCGACCGTCCATGGAAAACGCGATATGGTATTTCAGGATATTGTCGATCGATTCTCCTACGACATACTCTGGATTACTGAGCCATCCCAGCTAAACGCGAGACTTGACCGACAGGCAGGATCCTTTGTACTTTCCGGAAATGGCGGGAGGAAAATCGATAGCATTATTCGTTCGGACACCTATCAAGGCGCGACAATCATCAAGCTTATCATCTCGCACGAACTTTACAGCGACACTTTTGCGTTGCTACGAAAAATGAATATTACAAGCAAGAGTCTCTATGGTGATATTGACGGCCTTGCACGTTCAATTCGCATGGAGATGCAAGTGTACACCGCCCCCATATAA
- a CDS encoding c-type cytochrome, whose amino-acid sequence MLPPLRFRTYAALLLLVATRAALAADAGLLSAVVDRSPVDVLLTADEKFLVTLNQTSSTATLLAWPSGTRLDEVAVGKHPVAIAQIPGTSELLVSGHHDGSLTQLRIEAGKLALVRTLDLGMQPHGIAITADGGLAYVAQTAAAKIAIVDLAAGKIVGQIESGRWPRAVALSSDGARLAVASSGDRGMSIIDPVSKTLLQKTSFFGLNIGHLQIDKQNEYVYFPWMIYRNNPISVNNIKLGWILASRIGRIKIDGASARETFSLDPPGLAIADVHGLALTPDEKHLVVSASGTHELLIYKNEGLPFKEHGGTDHVDPELAKDRSRFVRIELGGRPMGLRITADGKGAIVANYFKNSLQIVDLENRELAREIDLGPAPEPSLERRGEAIFYDARRSLDQWYSCHTCHYEGGINSVTMDTLNDGSGGTYKTVLSLEHLHETGPWTWHGWQTDLRSAMQKSLTETMQGSSGSAADVDAMLAFFKQLKLPPNPFREKDGTLSAAAQRGEQVFHSRAAACATCHSGPAFTDGKTHDVGLGSNKDRYSEFNTPTLRGVYQRVKLLHTGKASTLEEVLTGAHAPSQVAGERDLTQQELADIVEYLKSL is encoded by the coding sequence ATGCTCCCGCCGCTACGATTTCGAACCTACGCCGCGCTGTTGCTGCTCGTCGCCACCCGCGCAGCGCTCGCCGCAGATGCCGGGCTGCTGAGCGCCGTGGTCGATCGCTCGCCGGTCGATGTGCTGCTGACTGCCGACGAAAAATTCCTCGTCACACTGAATCAAACCAGCAGCACCGCCACGCTGCTTGCCTGGCCGAGCGGCACCCGGCTCGACGAAGTGGCTGTTGGGAAACATCCGGTCGCCATTGCCCAGATTCCTGGAACAAGCGAGCTGCTGGTGAGTGGCCATCACGACGGCTCGCTCACGCAGCTGCGGATCGAAGCTGGCAAGCTCGCGCTAGTGCGAACACTCGACCTCGGGATGCAGCCGCACGGCATTGCGATCACCGCCGATGGGGGGCTGGCATATGTGGCCCAAACAGCAGCGGCCAAGATTGCGATCGTCGACCTCGCTGCCGGAAAGATTGTGGGGCAGATTGAATCGGGGCGCTGGCCGCGCGCAGTGGCTCTGTCGAGTGATGGCGCGCGCTTGGCGGTGGCCAGCAGCGGCGATCGAGGGATGTCGATCATCGACCCGGTGAGTAAAACGCTGCTGCAAAAAACATCGTTTTTCGGCCTGAATATCGGTCATTTGCAGATCGATAAGCAAAACGAGTATGTCTATTTCCCGTGGATGATTTATCGCAACAATCCGATCTCGGTGAACAACATCAAGCTCGGCTGGATCCTGGCGAGTCGCATTGGTCGGATCAAAATCGATGGCGCTTCGGCGCGCGAAACCTTTTCGCTCGATCCACCTGGGCTCGCCATTGCCGACGTGCATGGCCTCGCGCTCACCCCCGATGAAAAGCATCTCGTCGTCTCGGCCAGTGGCACGCACGAACTGCTGATCTACAAAAACGAAGGGCTGCCGTTCAAAGAACATGGGGGAACCGATCACGTCGATCCGGAGCTCGCCAAAGATCGGAGCCGCTTTGTGCGCATCGAGCTCGGCGGGCGTCCGATGGGGCTGCGGATCACGGCCGATGGCAAGGGAGCGATCGTTGCTAACTACTTCAAAAACAGCCTGCAGATTGTCGACCTCGAGAACCGCGAACTTGCGCGCGAAATCGACCTGGGACCTGCTCCCGAACCGTCGCTCGAGCGACGCGGCGAGGCGATTTTCTACGACGCACGCCGCAGCCTCGATCAGTGGTACTCGTGCCACACCTGTCACTACGAAGGTGGGATCAACAGCGTGACGATGGACACCCTCAACGATGGGAGTGGCGGGACCTACAAAACGGTGCTCAGCCTCGAGCATCTGCACGAAACGGGACCCTGGACGTGGCACGGCTGGCAAACCGACCTCCGCTCGGCGATGCAGAAATCACTAACCGAAACGATGCAAGGGAGCAGCGGCTCGGCGGCCGATGTCGACGCGATGCTCGCTTTTTTCAAGCAGCTGAAGTTGCCCCCCAATCCGTTCCGGGAAAAAGATGGCACCTTGTCGGCCGCCGCCCAGCGTGGCGAGCAGGTGTTTCACTCCCGCGCAGCAGCGTGCGCGACGTGCCACTCCGGCCCCGCCTTCACCGACGGCAAGACGCACGACGTGGGGCTCGGCAGCAACAAGGATCGCTATTCGGAGTTCAACACCCCGACGCTGCGTGGGGTCTATCAGCGCGTGAAACTGCTGCACACCGGCAAGGCGAGCACGCTCGAAGAGGTTCTCACTGGCGCACATGCGCCGAGCCAAGTCGCCGGCGAGCGCGACCTCACACAGCAAGAACTGGCCGACATCGTCGAGTACCTGAAGTCGCTGTAG
- the miaB gene encoding tRNA (N6-isopentenyl adenosine(37)-C2)-methylthiotransferase MiaB, with protein sequence MSAVMKRLYIETVGCQMNVLDSEMVVASLRKRGYELERDEASADVLLFNTCSVREQAENKTYSALGRLRSLKKANPDKIIGVMGCMAQKDQQLVFDRAPYVDLVVGPGQLSRIPDLIDQVAAGHGKQMAVSLGRKDAANEEVRRSHETFDPLRDPTMRPTPFQAYLRIQIGCDKFCTYCIVPSTRGPEQGRPPQQIYDEARILADQGCKEITLIGQTVNSYRYKSGESTTRLSDLLVNLSEIDGIKRLKFVTNYPKDMTNDLLAAVRDLPKVSPYLHVPAQSGSNTVLTRMKRGYSVEDYREMMARIYEMVPDAAVTSDFIVGFCGETEADFEATKQLVSDCRFKNSFIFKYSERPGTKGAELLADDIPFDVKHRRNNELLELQNRISEQENQKFLGQRVEVLVEGPSSRAVSRGEVEGDLVQLTGRTPCDRIVVFDGNRRLTGELVQLAIYECAPHTLFGAIVTEHVTPKLLPLGQGA encoded by the coding sequence GTGAGTGCGGTGATGAAACGGCTTTACATCGAAACTGTCGGCTGTCAGATGAATGTGCTCGACAGCGAGATGGTGGTCGCCAGTTTGCGCAAACGGGGCTACGAGCTGGAGCGCGATGAAGCGTCGGCCGACGTGCTGCTGTTCAACACCTGCAGCGTGCGCGAGCAAGCCGAGAACAAAACGTACTCGGCGCTTGGACGTTTGCGCTCGCTCAAGAAGGCGAATCCCGACAAGATCATCGGCGTGATGGGGTGCATGGCGCAGAAAGATCAGCAGCTGGTGTTCGATCGCGCGCCGTATGTCGATCTCGTGGTCGGCCCGGGTCAGCTCAGCCGCATTCCCGATCTGATCGATCAAGTTGCCGCCGGTCATGGAAAGCAGATGGCGGTAAGTCTCGGGCGCAAAGATGCTGCGAACGAAGAGGTGCGTCGGAGTCACGAAACGTTCGATCCACTGCGCGATCCGACGATGCGTCCCACGCCGTTTCAGGCCTATTTGCGGATTCAAATCGGCTGCGACAAGTTTTGTACCTACTGCATTGTTCCGAGCACGCGCGGCCCCGAGCAAGGGCGTCCGCCACAGCAGATTTACGACGAAGCACGGATCCTCGCCGACCAAGGTTGCAAAGAGATCACGCTCATCGGACAAACGGTGAACAGCTATCGCTACAAGAGTGGCGAGAGCACCACGCGGCTGTCGGATTTGCTCGTGAACCTTTCGGAAATCGACGGGATCAAGCGGCTGAAGTTCGTCACGAACTATCCCAAGGATATGACCAACGATCTGCTCGCTGCGGTGCGCGATCTGCCCAAAGTTTCGCCGTACTTGCATGTCCCCGCGCAGAGCGGCAGCAACACGGTTCTCACACGCATGAAGCGCGGCTATAGCGTGGAAGATTATCGCGAGATGATGGCGCGGATCTACGAGATGGTTCCGGATGCTGCGGTGACGAGCGACTTCATCGTCGGATTTTGCGGCGAGACCGAAGCCGATTTCGAAGCGACCAAGCAGCTGGTTTCCGACTGTCGTTTCAAGAATAGTTTTATCTTCAAATACAGCGAACGCCCCGGCACGAAGGGGGCGGAGTTGCTGGCCGACGACATTCCGTTCGACGTGAAACATCGCCGCAACAACGAACTGCTCGAGCTGCAAAATCGGATTTCGGAGCAGGAAAATCAGAAGTTTTTGGGGCAGCGCGTGGAAGTGCTGGTGGAAGGTCCCAGCAGCCGCGCTGTTTCGCGCGGTGAGGTCGAAGGAGACCTCGTGCAGCTGACCGGACGGACCCCTTGCGACCGGATTGTGGTGTTTGATGGGAACCGGCGCTTGACCGGAGAGTTGGTGCAGCTGGCGATTTACGAGTGCGCACCGCACACGCTGTTCGGCGCAATTGTGACCGAGCATGTGACGCCGAAATTGCTGCCGCTGGGTCAAGGTGCGTGA